A genomic region of Anaerolineae bacterium contains the following coding sequences:
- a CDS encoding glucosyl-3-phosphoglycerate synthase — protein IVNIHPRFVLGVVGPLLRWDRIQYVKGFYRRPLREGEHIRAGGGGRVTELVARPLLNLFFPELSGLIQPLSGEYAGRRRVLERVPFFMGYGVESGLLIDLLELCGLNAIAQTDLEMRVHHNQPLSNLSKMAFAIIQVFMARLGERLDAPLGEAMHRTMKIICQEPGRMYLTEEEITEKERPPMLTVSAYRRRFGRSEEAALQHPEPDQHAQDDEGGGR, from the coding sequence TATCGTGAACATCCATCCCCGTTTCGTGCTGGGGGTGGTGGGGCCGCTCCTGCGCTGGGACCGCATCCAGTACGTGAAGGGCTTTTACCGCCGGCCCCTGCGCGAAGGGGAGCATATCCGCGCCGGCGGTGGGGGTCGGGTAACCGAACTAGTGGCCCGCCCTCTGCTGAACCTGTTCTTCCCCGAATTGTCGGGCCTGATCCAGCCGCTGAGCGGGGAATACGCCGGCCGGCGCAGGGTGCTGGAACGCGTCCCCTTCTTCATGGGCTACGGCGTCGAATCCGGTCTGCTTATTGACCTCCTGGAGCTTTGCGGATTGAACGCTATCGCCCAGACCGACCTGGAGATGCGTGTGCACCACAACCAGCCGTTATCCAACCTGAGCAAGATGGCCTTTGCCATCATTCAGGTATTTATGGCGCGCCTGGGAGAGCGGCTGGACGCCCCGCTGGGGGAGGCGATGCACCGCACCATGAAGATCATCTGCCAGGAACCGGGCCGCATGTACCTGACGGAAGAGGAGATCACGGAAAAGGAGCGTCCGCCCATGCTCACCGTGTCGGCGTACCGCCGGCGCTTCGGGCGGAGCGAGGAAGCCGCGCTACAGCACCCCGAACCAGATCAGCACGCCCAGGATGATGAAGGCGGCGGCAGATAA